Proteins encoded by one window of Propionispora hippei DSM 15287:
- a CDS encoding mannose/fructose/sorbose PTS transporter subunit IIB: MDIVLARIDERLIHGQVAMNWSRYSKCERIIVCSDEVSKDELRSTLLVKAVPPGLKANVVDMDKAVKVYNNPKYADMKVMLLFQNPADLLRLVEKGVDIRVVNVGGMPFREGKKLITKAVGVDEADIAAFKKLHERGIELEIRTLPTDKSINLAEKLEF; encoded by the coding sequence ATGGATATAGTACTTGCGAGAATTGATGAACGACTGATCCATGGGCAAGTGGCCATGAATTGGTCAAGATATTCGAAATGCGAAAGAATTATCGTATGTTCCGATGAAGTTTCAAAAGATGAGCTAAGAAGCACACTGCTTGTTAAAGCGGTTCCACCGGGACTAAAAGCAAACGTTGTGGATATGGATAAAGCTGTCAAGGTTTATAACAATCCCAAGTATGCAGATATGAAAGTCATGCTCTTGTTTCAAAATCCCGCCGATTTACTAAGACTGGTAGAGAAAGGGGTGGATATACGGGTTGTAAATGTTGGCGGTATGCCCTTCCGTGAAGGGAAAAAGCTTATTACAAAGGCAGTGGGAGTGGATGAAGCCGATATAGCAGCATTTAAGAAGCTGCATGAACGCGGTATAGAGCTTGAAATAAGAACACTTCCAACTGACAAGAGTATTAACTTAGCGGAAAAGCTTGAATTCTAA
- a CDS encoding DJ-1/PfpI family protein: MSLKARQLPADRFIHSNGHDKSPFVTSTFNVPILVDKTIEEININDYDALAIPGGFEEFGFYEEAYDERFLNLIREFDEQQKIIATIA; the protein is encoded by the coding sequence ATTAGTCTCAAAGCGAGGCAGCTTCCTGCTGATCGCTTTATACATTCAAACGGACATGATAAATCCCCATTTGTAACCAGTACTTTTAACGTTCCCATTTTGGTTGATAAGACAATTGAAGAGATAAATATTAATGATTATGATGCGTTGGCGATTCCGGGCGGTTTTGAGGAATTTGGATTTTATGAAGAAGCCTATGATGAACGGTTCTTAAATCTAATTCGTGAGTTCGATGAACAACAAAAAATAATTGCCACAATTGCGTAG
- a CDS encoding D-cysteate sulfo-lyase, with amino-acid sequence MNLAYFPRRHYTQGQTPLQKLTRFSQAIGGPNIYIKRDDLLGLTEGGNKTRKLEFLIADALAQGADTLITCGGVQSNHCRLTLAAAVKEGLKCRLVLSEIVPGSYNPQANGNVLLYHLLNVEKVRVVPWGTNLVSELQNAAAEAIDEGRNPYIIPMGGSNHLGALGYIACAEEIMAQAFAAGLPIHHVVLPDGSAGTHSGLLLGFWGNNCHIPVTGVSVLNPKVVLENRIAELMQQTADYMGVNLKIAPDKIVCVDEYIGPGYTLPTADMVDAVRLLASTEGILLDPIYTGKAMAGLIGLAKQGYFKKDDNVLFLHTGGLPGLYANTSSFTP; translated from the coding sequence ATGAACCTGGCATATTTTCCACGGCGACATTATACGCAAGGCCAGACGCCATTGCAGAAATTAACCCGCTTCTCTCAAGCTATTGGTGGCCCCAATATTTATATTAAGCGCGACGATTTATTGGGATTAACCGAAGGGGGCAATAAAACGCGCAAGCTTGAATTTCTAATAGCCGATGCACTAGCTCAGGGAGCCGATACCCTGATCACTTGCGGTGGCGTACAGTCCAATCACTGTCGCTTGACACTGGCGGCTGCCGTGAAAGAAGGACTAAAATGTCGTCTGGTCCTGTCAGAAATAGTTCCGGGAAGTTACAACCCGCAAGCAAACGGGAATGTATTGCTTTATCATCTGCTCAATGTAGAAAAGGTCAGAGTCGTTCCATGGGGAACCAACCTAGTGTCCGAATTACAAAATGCTGCTGCCGAAGCCATCGACGAGGGCCGTAATCCTTATATAATCCCAATGGGCGGGTCTAACCACCTGGGAGCCCTCGGTTATATTGCCTGTGCTGAGGAAATAATGGCTCAAGCCTTTGCCGCAGGCCTCCCTATTCATCACGTTGTGCTTCCGGACGGCAGCGCCGGTACCCATAGCGGTCTATTACTGGGGTTCTGGGGCAACAACTGCCACATTCCAGTGACCGGAGTTAGTGTTCTCAATCCTAAAGTCGTGCTGGAAAATAGGATCGCCGAATTGATGCAACAGACTGCTGATTATATGGGAGTCAATCTAAAAATAGCCCCGGACAAAATTGTTTGTGTTGACGAATACATAGGCCCAGGGTATACTCTGCCTACAGCAGATATGGTCGACGCTGTCAGATTACTGGCCAGCACTGAAGGTATTTTACTGGACCCAATTTATACAGGAAAAGCGATGGCTGGCTTGATCGGTCTTGCTAAGCAAGGCTACTTCAAAAAGGATGACAATGTCCTTTTCTTACATACAGGCGGGCTGCCTGGTTTATATGCCAATACTTCCTCATTTACGCCTTGA
- a CDS encoding O-methyltransferase codes for MDFAKIGAYIERLYQKKELTQKQYTEATELKEFGAVVDDDVARMLQVLITLTRPQKILEIGTSIGFSTVSMAKVIKQHGGTIVTIEMDAKVAEQAAKNFEREGVKEQIELKIGEARAVTAEMSEEFDLIFQDVGDKKLYGEMLEDYLRLLKPGGLLVAEDTLFPVFDFDPECGYLNSMCEPLDAFNKKIADCPQFESTLLPIGDGFTVAVKK; via the coding sequence ATGGATTTTGCCAAGATCGGCGCCTATATTGAAAGGTTATATCAAAAAAAAGAATTAACGCAAAAACAATATACTGAGGCTACCGAGCTAAAGGAGTTTGGGGCGGTTGTGGATGACGACGTTGCCAGAATGCTGCAAGTCTTAATCACGCTGACCAGACCGCAAAAAATTCTTGAGATCGGTACAAGTATTGGTTTTTCCACGGTTTCGATGGCCAAAGTGATTAAGCAGCATGGCGGTACTATCGTTACCATCGAAATGGACGCAAAAGTGGCTGAACAAGCGGCGAAAAATTTTGAACGGGAAGGGGTGAAAGAACAGATTGAGCTTAAAATTGGTGAGGCCCGCGCAGTAACCGCAGAGATGAGCGAAGAGTTTGATCTTATTTTCCAGGATGTGGGTGATAAAAAGCTGTACGGCGAAATGCTTGAGGACTACCTTAGGTTGCTTAAGCCAGGCGGTTTGCTGGTGGCTGAAGATACACTGTTTCCTGTATTTGATTTTGATCCTGAGTGTGGCTACTTGAACTCCATGTGTGAGCCATTAGATGCCTTCAATAAAAAAATTGCCGATTGTCCGCAATTTGAGAGTACGCTGCTGCCGATCGGGGACGGTTTTACGGTAGCGGTAAAGAAATAA
- a CDS encoding flavin reductase family protein, giving the protein MKKSLGAKTMLYPTPVLVVCTYDHEGKPNAMTAAWGGICCSLPPCVAVSLREATYTHGNLMARKAFTINIPSEQYVKEADYFGMESGRKEDKFAKTGLTPVKSKMVDAPYISEFPVNLECKIIQVVELGLHTQFIGEVLDAKIDDTIQEKNQPIIEQIKPLLFAPDSMNYYGIGKQVAKAYAIGKQIGNK; this is encoded by the coding sequence ATGAAAAAAAGTTTGGGTGCGAAAACAATGCTTTATCCGACCCCGGTTTTGGTCGTGTGTACTTATGACCATGAAGGTAAGCCGAATGCCATGACTGCTGCCTGGGGTGGTATCTGTTGCTCACTTCCACCTTGTGTTGCGGTTTCATTACGTGAGGCTACCTATACTCATGGCAATCTTATGGCTAGAAAAGCTTTTACAATCAATATTCCTTCAGAACAATATGTAAAAGAAGCCGATTATTTTGGTATGGAATCCGGAAGAAAAGAAGACAAATTCGCTAAGACTGGACTTACTCCGGTGAAAAGCAAGATGGTTGATGCCCCGTATATTAGCGAATTTCCGGTCAATCTAGAGTGTAAGATTATACAGGTTGTGGAATTAGGTCTACATACTCAGTTTATCGGTGAGGTTTTGGATGCAAAAATTGACGATACGATTCAGGAAAAAAATCAGCCGATTATCGAACAGATAAAACCGTTACTATTTGCTCCCGATAGTATGAATTACTATGGTATTGGGAAACAAGTTGCCAAGGCATATGCTATCGGTAAGCAAATTGGAAATAAATAA
- a CDS encoding PTS mannose/fructose/sorbose transporter subunit IIC, giving the protein MDALSIWQVAAILIVAAIGGMDSVMDQFAFYRPLTTCTLIGLILGDVTTGAIIGGTLEMITLGWMNVGAAQAPDPLLASLIAPILVILGHQSIGTGIAMAIPAAAAGQILGVITRAIPVYFQHRADYYADKANCGGVARNNLLPLIIQGLRGAIPAYLIVAAVGTGAFQGMLNALPVFITKGLQVSGGFIVVVGYALVINMMEAKHLMPFLFLGFIFAAFTNFNLVAFGVIGTVAALLYVQLHPKYAVAGESTGVSGSRILQDDELD; this is encoded by the coding sequence ATGGATGCGCTTAGTATCTGGCAGGTGGCGGCGATATTAATTGTAGCGGCTATTGGTGGGATGGATAGTGTAATGGATCAGTTCGCTTTTTACCGGCCATTAACAACATGCACGCTTATCGGATTAATCTTAGGTGACGTTACGACCGGTGCAATCATTGGCGGAACATTGGAAATGATTACTCTGGGGTGGATGAACGTGGGGGCGGCCCAAGCGCCGGACCCGCTGCTTGCTTCTTTAATTGCGCCAATACTTGTTATTCTTGGACATCAGAGTATTGGTACCGGCATAGCGATGGCCATCCCGGCTGCTGCTGCCGGGCAAATTCTCGGAGTTATTACCAGAGCTATACCCGTTTATTTTCAACACAGGGCAGATTATTATGCGGATAAGGCAAACTGCGGCGGTGTGGCAAGGAATAATTTGCTGCCGCTCATTATTCAGGGATTAAGAGGTGCTATCCCAGCCTATTTAATTGTGGCTGCAGTGGGCACCGGTGCTTTTCAGGGTATGCTTAATGCCTTGCCGGTATTTATCACTAAAGGGTTACAGGTTTCCGGCGGTTTTATCGTGGTTGTAGGGTATGCGCTTGTTATCAACATGATGGAAGCAAAGCATCTAATGCCCTTTTTGTTTCTCGGGTTTATCTTTGCTGCTTTTACAAACTTTAATCTTGTGGCGTTTGGTGTCATTGGTACGGTGGCCGCTCTGTTATATGTACAGCTTCATCCGAAATATGCCGTAGCCGGTGAAAGCACAGGCGTTTCGGGCAGCAGAATACTCCAAGATGATGAATTGGATTAA
- a CDS encoding SDR family oxidoreductase, whose product MKMSGNTILITGGGSGIGLAFAERFITRGNQVIICGRRENVLQKAKEKFPDIVTRTCDLTVEAERIALFDWVIANYPQINVLVNNAGILQRFNVLKADAKHDWSHFGKEITANLEAPIQLSMLFAPFFAAKEEAAMINVTSGLAFTPLAVTPIYSASKAALHSFTVCLRYQLSATSVAVIEVVPPAVDTDLNGTWLQTHVEPLDAFADGIFKGLEEGKTEIGYSTSASRLRMSRDEIDMYAEKLYNAMKDSIK is encoded by the coding sequence ATGAAAATGTCGGGAAACACAATACTCATTACCGGTGGCGGTTCCGGAATTGGACTGGCGTTTGCAGAACGCTTTATAACGAGGGGCAATCAAGTTATTATCTGCGGACGCCGGGAAAATGTACTGCAAAAAGCTAAAGAGAAATTCCCGGATATTGTTACCCGTACCTGTGACTTGACGGTAGAAGCTGAGCGGATTGCATTATTTGACTGGGTAATCGCGAATTATCCCCAGATCAATGTATTAGTCAACAATGCAGGAATTCTACAGCGGTTCAATGTGCTAAAAGCAGACGCAAAGCACGATTGGAGCCATTTCGGTAAAGAAATTACCGCAAATCTGGAAGCGCCTATTCAGCTTTCTATGCTGTTTGCACCATTCTTTGCCGCAAAAGAAGAAGCGGCGATGATTAATGTGACGTCAGGACTGGCGTTTACACCGCTTGCGGTTACGCCGATTTACTCGGCTTCGAAAGCGGCGCTTCATTCTTTTACCGTGTGCCTAAGATACCAGCTTTCCGCTACATCCGTAGCAGTGATCGAAGTCGTTCCGCCGGCGGTGGATACCGATTTAAACGGAACATGGCTGCAGACGCATGTGGAACCGCTGGATGCCTTTGCCGACGGCATTTTTAAGGGACTGGAAGAAGGTAAAACGGAAATTGGCTACAGCACTTCCGCAAGCCGCCTGCGTATGTCGCGGGATGAAATTGACATGTATGCCGAAAAGCTGTATAACGCAATGAAAGATTCTATCAAATAA
- a CDS encoding GntR family transcriptional regulator translates to MPANTLKFNIIHESTVPLYYQLFTQLKNEIQNGTLKPGDLLPPESQLCSQYGLSRSTVRQALNQLVEENLVLRRRGKGSFVAEKKLSRNLNHLYNFTEDMFELGIYPHSQVLEHAVEYATGETAKELNLNEGTKVFKLTRLRLANTEPLLLEVTRIPLYLCSDIINEDFSNTSLYNYLKSRYDLNLHKAIETYEAVKLNKEMAQLLNCKSGASAFKIQRIAYLDSGIPFELTNSYQKGTACKLRLELYANQNKVNFSRETMLEKRNNNN, encoded by the coding sequence ATGCCAGCTAATACCTTAAAGTTTAATATTATACACGAGAGCACAGTCCCCTTATATTATCAATTGTTTACTCAACTAAAAAACGAAATACAAAACGGCACGTTAAAGCCGGGCGACTTGCTTCCGCCGGAAAGTCAGCTATGCTCACAATATGGCCTGAGTCGTTCCACCGTTAGACAAGCCCTAAATCAATTGGTAGAAGAGAATCTTGTCCTTAGACGAAGAGGCAAAGGCTCTTTTGTTGCCGAAAAAAAACTTAGCCGAAACTTAAATCATCTCTATAATTTTACTGAAGACATGTTTGAGTTGGGAATATATCCACATTCACAGGTTCTAGAACACGCGGTTGAGTATGCGACAGGTGAAACAGCTAAAGAATTAAATCTTAATGAAGGAACGAAAGTATTCAAACTTACCAGACTGAGATTGGCCAATACGGAACCTTTGTTATTGGAAGTCACCCGTATCCCGCTCTATTTATGCAGCGATATTATAAATGAAGATTTCTCCAATACTTCCTTGTACAATTACTTGAAATCGAGATATGATCTAAATCTCCATAAAGCAATTGAAACTTATGAGGCGGTAAAATTAAATAAAGAAATGGCTCAACTGTTAAATTGCAAATCCGGAGCCAGTGCCTTTAAAATCCAACGCATTGCCTATCTGGATTCCGGCATCCCCTTTGAATTAACCAACTCCTATCAAAAGGGAACTGCCTGTAAATTGAGACTGGAGCTATATGCTAATCAAAATAAGGTGAATTTTTCCAGAGAGACAATGCTAGAAAAGCGAAATAATAACAATTAA
- a CDS encoding SWIM zinc finger family protein, translated as MHNKFMEQGFEYYWNGAVQQLTKTEAATYLAMIRLEEKHTVTLKLDDSGAILWTHCSCSCSAGPCCKHIAAAYVALQHQNSSLRYTKGGMKTVDR; from the coding sequence ATGCATAACAAGTTCATGGAGCAAGGCTTTGAATACTACTGGAACGGGGCCGTGCAGCAATTGACCAAGACAGAGGCAGCAACCTATCTGGCTATGATTCGCCTGGAAGAAAAACACACCGTTACTTTAAAACTGGATGATAGCGGTGCCATACTTTGGACACATTGTAGCTGTTCCTGTTCCGCTGGTCCCTGCTGCAAACATATTGCGGCTGCTTATGTTGCGCTGCAGCATCAAAATAGCTCATTACGTTACACTAAAGGGGGAATGAAAACAGTAGACAGATGA
- a CDS encoding glycyl radical protein: MKTFLEFVPHNDDIDLERIHRLQQVMEKRTASICSERAVLITESFRTTEGEDYVLRKAKAFAHILENMTVYIQDDSLIFGNQASRNFAAPIFPEYSIQWVIKELDEFDKRTGDVFQISEEVKQNLKSIAPYWQGYTHEDEVLRNTPDSIRQAEQQSVLHRGGISMSGDGHIVPKHELILQKGFRGLVEEAGRQLENRDLSEENVVFYQAVIIALEGALKFIKRYSALAYKLAEGETDKKRRQELLQIGIMCETLLERPAQSFYEGCEACYLVHMLQMIESNGHSFSYGRFDQYMYDLYLRDVKKGILTQEKALEIITHMFLMNSSNNKVRPYGHTKFSQGYPLYSNLMIGGRKPDGTDGTNELSYLCIEAMNLAKMAEPNFSMRYNTDTPRDLLRLAAKLIRTGCGMPSMFNDQVAVKGLMELGIPQEDALDYCAIGCVETGVPGKYGHRSTGMTYVNWGKMMELVLNNGMDPASGIQLLAINGKPGPDVDYKSYEEVWAAWEKTLKFYSDLAVQCDAICDRSLAVYDADPFASCFIDNCMVLGKTLKNGGCKYDVISQSNIGPSVVGNSLAVIKKLIYEDRKLTWKQLLQAMRANWEGKEAAYIHKLVKQVPKFGNDEDYVDSIVNDVFHSYLKLLPDYKTERYGKGPEVSRYTMSTSNITSYVPNGLDVGATPDGRKAKSPLNEGCSPTQGTDRNGPTSVINSVAKLPNDQVAAGQLLNMRFAPGALVGDENLEKFVDFLKASLLKGIYHNQFNVVDTKTFLAAKKNPENYTDLIVRVAGYCAQFVSLMPEAQDAIIARTENTWS, translated from the coding sequence ATGAAAACCTTTTTAGAATTTGTTCCCCATAATGACGATATAGACCTGGAAAGAATCCACCGTTTACAGCAGGTCATGGAAAAAAGGACAGCCAGTATCTGCAGTGAGCGTGCCGTGTTAATTACAGAATCGTTCCGGACAACGGAAGGTGAAGATTATGTTTTACGTAAGGCCAAGGCATTTGCCCACATACTGGAAAATATGACGGTTTATATTCAAGACGATAGCCTGATCTTTGGTAATCAGGCAAGCCGTAACTTTGCAGCGCCTATTTTCCCCGAATATTCAATTCAATGGGTAATTAAAGAATTGGATGAGTTCGATAAACGAACCGGTGATGTTTTTCAGATTTCGGAAGAAGTAAAACAAAATTTAAAAAGCATTGCGCCATACTGGCAGGGATATACCCATGAAGATGAAGTGTTGAGAAATACACCAGACAGCATTAGGCAGGCCGAACAACAAAGTGTGCTGCACCGCGGCGGAATTTCCATGTCGGGGGACGGCCATATTGTGCCTAAGCATGAATTGATTCTCCAAAAGGGATTCCGGGGTTTAGTGGAAGAAGCGGGAAGACAATTGGAAAACAGGGATTTATCTGAAGAAAACGTAGTTTTCTATCAGGCCGTGATCATTGCCTTAGAAGGCGCCTTAAAGTTTATTAAGCGATACTCGGCATTAGCCTATAAGCTGGCTGAAGGGGAAACGGATAAGAAACGTCGGCAAGAACTTCTGCAAATAGGAATCATGTGTGAAACATTGCTGGAAAGACCCGCCCAAAGTTTCTATGAGGGCTGCGAGGCTTGTTATCTGGTTCATATGCTGCAAATGATTGAAAGCAACGGGCATTCTTTCAGCTATGGAAGATTTGATCAGTATATGTACGATTTATATCTAAGAGACGTAAAAAAAGGAATATTGACCCAGGAGAAAGCACTCGAAATCATTACCCATATGTTTTTAATGAACAGCAGCAACAACAAGGTAAGACCCTATGGGCACACGAAATTCTCTCAGGGTTATCCGCTATATTCCAATCTGATGATTGGCGGTCGTAAACCGGACGGGACAGACGGAACCAATGAATTATCCTATTTATGTATTGAGGCCATGAATTTGGCTAAAATGGCTGAACCCAATTTTTCGATGCGTTACAACACGGATACGCCCCGGGACTTGTTGCGCCTGGCGGCAAAGCTGATCCGTACCGGTTGTGGAATGCCGTCGATGTTCAATGACCAGGTCGCGGTAAAGGGCCTTATGGAGTTAGGAATTCCTCAAGAGGATGCGCTTGATTATTGCGCCATTGGCTGCGTAGAGACCGGTGTGCCGGGCAAATACGGGCATCGCTCAACCGGCATGACCTATGTAAACTGGGGAAAAATGATGGAGCTTGTATTAAATAATGGTATGGACCCGGCTTCGGGCATCCAATTGCTTGCCATTAACGGCAAACCAGGACCGGATGTTGACTATAAAAGTTACGAGGAGGTTTGGGCGGCCTGGGAAAAGACGCTGAAATTTTATTCTGATTTGGCTGTACAATGCGACGCGATTTGTGACCGTTCCTTAGCCGTTTATGACGCCGATCCGTTTGCCTCCTGCTTTATCGATAACTGCATGGTCCTAGGCAAGACGTTAAAAAATGGCGGCTGTAAATATGATGTCATCTCCCAATCTAATATTGGCCCCAGTGTGGTCGGTAATTCACTGGCAGTAATAAAAAAATTGATATATGAAGACCGGAAACTGACATGGAAACAGCTCTTACAGGCAATGAGAGCAAACTGGGAAGGCAAAGAGGCGGCTTATATTCACAAGCTGGTAAAACAAGTGCCTAAGTTCGGGAATGATGAAGATTATGTGGATAGTATTGTGAACGATGTCTTTCATTCCTATCTGAAATTGCTGCCGGACTATAAGACGGAACGTTATGGAAAGGGACCGGAAGTAAGCCGCTATACCATGTCTACCAGTAACATCACCTCCTATGTACCTAATGGACTGGATGTAGGAGCAACTCCGGACGGCAGGAAAGCCAAAAGCCCGTTAAATGAAGGCTGCTCACCCACACAGGGAACGGATCGGAATGGACCGACCTCGGTAATCAATTCGGTTGCCAAACTTCCCAATGATCAGGTGGCTGCCGGCCAGCTTTTAAATATGCGGTTTGCCCCCGGTGCGCTGGTGGGTGATGAAAATCTGGAAAAATTCGTGGATTTTCTCAAAGCGAGCCTGTTAAAGGGAATTTATCATAACCAATTTAACGTCGTTGATACGAAGACATTTCTGGCTGCAAAGAAAAATCCGGAAAACTACACCGATTTAATTGTACGGGTCGCGGGCTATTGCGCGCAGTTCGTCTCCTTAATGCCGGAGGCCCAGGATGCCATTATCGCCCGTACGGAAAATACCTGGTCCTGA
- a CDS encoding PTS system mannose/fructose/sorbose family transporter subunit IID, translating into MGNIFFEKSKVTKGDLIKSCALSTFLLAGWNFERMQAMGFCHSLIPIIKRLYNGRNEEIKGALKRHLVFYNTTPFVSNAILGITIAMEEERANGSQIDDNTINAVKVGLIGPLAGVGDPLIWGTLRPMVAAVGATMAMTGSIMGPLLFFILYNVIRIAIMWFALKIGYEKGLNILEDLKGNMLQKLTEGASILGLIVIGALVTKWTHIDIPLVVSQFTAQDGKTVVTTVQTILDQLSPGLVPLLLTFACMKVLKKGVTPIAVIFGMFVIGIAGSALGILQ; encoded by the coding sequence GTGGGAAATATTTTTTTTGAGAAAAGCAAAGTTACCAAGGGGGATCTGATCAAGTCCTGTGCACTTTCTACCTTTTTGCTGGCCGGGTGGAACTTTGAAAGAATGCAGGCCATGGGATTTTGTCATAGTCTAATACCAATTATCAAAAGACTTTATAACGGTAGAAACGAAGAGATAAAAGGCGCATTGAAGAGGCACCTGGTATTTTACAACACCACTCCCTTTGTATCCAATGCTATCTTGGGTATCACGATTGCTATGGAAGAAGAAAGGGCTAATGGTTCCCAGATCGACGACAATACCATCAACGCAGTTAAAGTTGGTTTGATAGGACCTTTGGCGGGAGTGGGAGATCCTCTCATCTGGGGAACATTAAGACCGATGGTAGCGGCAGTAGGTGCGACCATGGCTATGACCGGAAGTATAATGGGTCCGTTATTATTTTTTATTCTTTACAATGTGATTCGCATAGCAATTATGTGGTTTGCTTTAAAAATTGGTTATGAAAAAGGGTTAAATATACTGGAAGATTTGAAAGGAAATATGCTTCAGAAACTTACGGAAGGTGCATCGATTCTTGGATTAATTGTAATTGGCGCATTGGTGACAAAATGGACGCATATTGATATACCTCTCGTTGTATCGCAGTTTACCGCTCAGGACGGCAAGACGGTTGTTACTACGGTACAAACGATATTAGACCAACTATCGCCAGGCCTGGTACCGCTGTTGTTAACCTTTGCTTGTATGAAAGTATTAAAAAAGGGAGTCACGCCGATTGCCGTTATTTTTGGCATGTTTGTTATAGGCATAGCCGGATCGGCACTGGGGATTCTGCAGTAA
- a CDS encoding PTS sugar transporter subunit IIA translates to MVSIIIGTHGKFSFEIFNSAKTICGEQDNVACIAFEPGESIELLQKKYEEKLKELDTSKGVLFLVDLLNGSPFNVCIKSAAVHDDIEVVTGVNMPMLLDVVMSRENLDLKELVDIARNSGVEGIQTSQKILSDDETEEEL, encoded by the coding sequence ATGGTATCCATTATTATAGGGACTCATGGGAAATTTTCTTTTGAAATTTTTAATTCGGCTAAAACGATATGTGGAGAACAGGACAATGTTGCCTGCATAGCCTTTGAACCGGGGGAGAGCATCGAGTTATTGCAGAAAAAGTATGAAGAAAAATTGAAGGAGCTGGACACATCAAAGGGTGTCTTGTTCTTAGTAGATCTGTTAAATGGCAGTCCGTTTAATGTTTGCATCAAAAGTGCTGCTGTACATGATGATATTGAAGTAGTAACGGGAGTGAATATGCCCATGCTTTTAGATGTTGTCATGAGCAGGGAGAATTTAGATTTAAAGGAACTGGTAGACATTGCCCGCAACAGCGGGGTGGAAGGAATTCAAACGTCGCAAAAGATATTAAGTGATGATGAAACAGAGGAGGAGTTGTAA
- a CDS encoding type 1 glutamine amidotransferase family protein has protein sequence MTYHLRNGYRQKQLKEFNVDVRNEPIVVDKNIITSYCPETAAGVAFKLLEKLTSIEQMEVVKQAMGFK, from the coding sequence ATGACATACCATTTACGGAATGGATATCGGCAAAAGCAGTTGAAAGAATTTAATGTTGATGTAAGAAATGAACCTATTGTGGTGGATAAAAACATTATTACCTCTTATTGTCCTGAGACTGCTGCCGGTGTAGCTTTCAAACTTTTAGAAAAGCTGACCTCTATAGAACAGATGGAAGTTGTAAAACAGGCAATGGGATTTAAATAA
- a CDS encoding flavodoxin family protein, translating to MKVMAFVGSPRRNGNTDRIVRAICKGARESGHEVDLYHLAEMNNKGCIACDACQLAKVDFCSIDDELTTLMPKIAKADCLIVGTPIYMLQVSGVTKHFLDRLRPFLKPDLTAKHLPGKKYITVTCSGAPATAFSHVTEYLNQFFGYFRMESAGHIVAGSLHERDDIIRQSDILEEAEDMGKKIN from the coding sequence ATGAAAGTAATGGCCTTTGTGGGGAGTCCCCGGAGGAATGGCAATACGGACCGAATAGTACGGGCTATCTGTAAAGGTGCCAGGGAAAGCGGTCATGAGGTGGATTTATACCATTTGGCAGAAATGAATAATAAAGGTTGTATTGCCTGCGATGCATGCCAGTTGGCAAAGGTTGATTTTTGTTCTATTGACGATGAGTTAACAACTCTCATGCCAAAAATAGCTAAAGCGGACTGTCTTATTGTGGGAACACCGATATACATGCTACAGGTTAGCGGCGTAACCAAACATTTTCTTGACCGGTTACGTCCCTTCTTAAAACCTGATCTGACAGCAAAACACTTGCCGGGGAAAAAGTATATAACTGTAACCTGCAGCGGTGCCCCGGCAACAGCATTTAGTCATGTGACGGAATACTTGAATCAGTTTTTCGGTTACTTTAGGATGGAAAGTGCCGGGCATATTGTTGCCGGCAGCTTACATGAAAGAGACGATATTATCCGGCAATCCGACATTCTGGAGGAAGCGGAAGATATGGGTAAAAAAATAAATTAG